DNA from Paraburkholderia sp. ZP32-5:
CGCGCGTACGCCGGCCACGCAGACGCGCGAGCGCAGCGCGCGCGTGCAGATCGAGATCGACGACGCCGGCACTGCGCACTACGCGTACCGCGTCGAGGATACGGGCTATACCGCCGAGATCGAACGCAACACGTTCCGGCGCGCGACGCGGCAGCGCGCGCAGCAGATCGCCGCGAGCCGTCTGTTGCAGACCGGCCTGCATGGCAGCGCGCAATTGCAGACCGACGATGTCGCGATAACGAGCGGCCCGTTCGCAACGTCGATGCAGGGCAGCGTGCCGCATCTGCTGTGGCGCGACGGCACCACCGCGTTGCCTGCTCTGACGAGCCTGTCGGGCGGCATGGCTTCGCAGGTCGACACGTGGCTCGCCGAGCCGGTGAGAACGCAGCCGTGGGCATGCATCGGTGGCGAGTTCGACGAGACGCTGGAAATGACGCTGCCGCGTTTCGCGCGCATCACGGATCTGCCGGCGGACACCACGCTCGACGATCCGATGCTCGCGTTTTCGTCGCACTACGTGTTCGATCCGACCACGCGGACCTTGCAGGTGCGCCGACATCTGCGCGCCGCGTTCGGCCATCAGATGTGCACCGCCGACGAATTCGCGGCGCTGCGCGACGACCTCGTACGCATCGAGCGCGATCTCGATGCGCAGGTGATAGTCAGGGCAACGGGGAAATAGCGGCGCTATACAACGAAGCGGCCCCGCATCGGCTCGTCACCGTGCGGGGCGCCTTGGCGCGAACGGATACTGCTTACGCGATTACGTGCCGCTCTTCGTGACGACCGGCACCCACGCGCCGTTCTTCACCTGATACAGCGTCGATGCGCCGCTCTTCAACGCACCGTTGCTGTCGAACGAAATCTTGCCCGTTACGCCGTCGTAGTCGATCGACTTCAACACCGGGCGGTACACGTTCGGCGAGTCGGACTTGGCCTTTTGCATCGCCCTGATCGCGACCCACGCGCCGTCGTAGCCGAACGGTGCATAAGACAGGATATCGACGCCGAACTCCTTCTTGAACTTCGTCGAGAAGTCCTTGCCGCCGGGTAGCTGGGCGAGCGGGCGGCCGTACTCCCAGGCCATCACGCCGTCGGCGGCGTCGCCGGCGAGCTTGATGAAGTCCTCGTCCATCACACCGCCGCCGCCGACCAGTTGCGCGGTCAGGCCAAGCTGCTTCATGCGTCGCGCGAAGCCTGCCGCCTGGCTGTCGAGTCCGCCGAAGAACACGAGGTCCGCATTGGCGCCCTTGAACTTGGTGATCTGCGTGCTGAAGTCGACCGCGTGGTTGTCGGTGTAATCGCGCGCGACGATCGTGCCGCCGTGCGCCTTCACCGCTTTCTCGAACTCGTCGGCTTCGCCCTGACCGAACGCGGTGCGGTCGTCGATGATCGCGATGCGCTTGGCCTTCGTCACCTCGACCGCGTAGACGCCCGCGTTGCCGGCGTTTTGCGCATCCGTCGAAATCACCATGAACGCGTTCGTGAAGCCGCGGCCTGTGATGATCGGATTCGTCGCGGCCGGGTCGAGCATCGGAATGCCGGCCTGTTCGTAGACCTGCGAGGCCGGAATCGTCGTGCCGGAGTTGAAGTGGCCGACCACCACCGCGACGCCCGAGTCGACGAGCTTCTGCGCAGCCTGCACGCCGACGCGCGGGTCGGCCTGATCGTCCTGCGAGACCAGTTCGAAATGCGCGACCTTGTCGCCGATCTTGATCTTCTTCGCGTTGGCTTCGTTGATCGCGAGCCGCACGCCGTTTTCCAGGTCCTTGCCGTAGCCGGCGTTGGCGCCCGTCAGTGGCGCGGCAAAACCGATCTTGACCGGCAGGTCGTCGGCGAGACTGGCGAGCGGAGCGATGGCGAACATGGCGCCAACGAGCATGGCGACGGGTTTGAGCGTGTTTTGAATACTCATGGTCTCTCCTGGCATCGACGGTGTGATGAAATCGGCAAGACAGCAACAAGTAACGCAACAGGCAATGCAACCAGCAACTCAAACGGACAGGCGCAAACTGCAACGCGATACAACGCAGGAAGCCGAAGCAATACCCGCGTATCGACAGACTAAGAACGATCGGTTGCCCGTCACAACGCTGGAATACGCGCGACGGCGTAGTGCTTTACAACGTGTGCGCGGACGCTCGATCTGCCGCGAATATAGGGAGCCAATTTGCGGTCGTCTTGGCAGTTCGTGGCGTTTTGGGTGCGCATTTCGGCACAGCTTCCGAGACCCGCATCGGCTGCTCAGGGAATGTGCGTATGGCGTGCAGGCCGGGTTGCCGCGACAGGCTCCGCATCGGGTGCGGATTACGGCATATGCTTAAGAAACCGGCGCGAGCGCGCCGGCCAGAGGGTGTTTGTTCCTGCTTCTTTCTGTTTACCGCTCGCCTTGCTGGCGCAGCAGTTCTTCACGCAGACGCAGCAACGGCGCCTTGGTGTCTTCGTCGGCCCAGGTATCGAGATCGTCGATGGCGCGCTGGCAACCATCGAGCACGACGTCGAGATCGACCGGCACGCCGTTGTTCAGCGCGAATTCGATGGTTTCGGCGAACTGCTGGCACTCGTCCTCGCCGTACGAGATGTCGAGATTGTCCGCGATGATTTCGGCGATGTTGCTGCGGGCCTTGTCGTCGGCCGTCACCATGTCGACGATGCCGCGCGCGACGGCCGGCGAGTAGTAGAGCGCGATATCGAGCCACTGCGTGGGATCGAAGTCGGCCTGGTCGAACTGGTTCTCGAAGAACTCGATCGCTTCCTGTTCGTGCACTTCGTCCGCGTCGACGCTGATGCACAACTGCTCAAAATATTCTTCCCGCTCGCTGCGGATATGACCGTCCATCGATGCCTCGTCTGCTGAATGCCGGATGCCTGGAAAATGGGTTGGCTCAGGAGGGGCGTTGAATCCCGATCCTGGCCCACGCGGCACGCATTATAGGACGCGTATCAGGCGCTATCCGCAACCCACGCATCGAACCACTCGCGCGGCTGCGCGATTTCGTTCTGCATCGCGACCAGTTCGAGTTCGTAGCGGCCCGCTTGCCAGGTCGCCTTGACCACCGCGTTCACCGCGGCGAGCGTGTGCTCGAACGCCGCGCGGATCGAATCGCCGAGCAACGTGCGCGCGACGAATACCGCGCTCGTCAGATCGCCGACGCCGACCGGCTGCCGCGCGAACGGATAGAGCGGGCGCTGGCCCATCCATGCTTCACGCGCGGTGACGACGAGCATGTTGAAGCGGTCGGCGGGGCTGTTGCGATCGAGCAGATGCTTGACGAGCACGAGCCGCGGCCCGCGTGCGAGCACTTCGCGGCATGCCGTGACCGCTTCTTCGAGCGTCTCGATTTCGCGGCCGACGAGGCGCTGCAATTCGGTGTGATTCGGCGCGATCGCGTCGGCCACCGCCGGCATCTCGCGCACCAGAAATTCTTCGATGCCGGGCTCGACATTGCACCCGCCGGTGGCGCCCATCACCGGATCGCAGAAGTACCACGCGCGCGGATTGACCGCCTTCACCGCCTTGACGATTTCGATCACCGCGCGCGCCTGCTCGGGCGTGCCGAGATAGCCCGACAGCACCGCGTCGCAGCGCGGCAGCATGCCGATCGCGCCGATGCCCTCGACGAGTTCTTCCATCTGCGAGGCGTCGATTGCGCTGCCGCTCCAGTGCCCGTATTGGGTGTGATTGGAGAACTGCACGGTGTTGAGAGGCCAGACGTTGACGCCGAGCCGGCACATCGGAAACACGGCCGCGCCATTGCCGGCGTGACCGAACACGACGTGGGACTGGATGCTCAGAACGTTTTTCGTCATGGTGAGGCTCGCGCAACCGGTCAGGCGCGATCAGGGAAACGGGAAGGGGCTGCGTTAGCGGGCTGATGAGTCGGACGCCGCGCGGCACGCATGTCTGATCCGGATGGCGCAGGAAAAATGCCTGCCTCGCGTCGTCCGGTTAATCAGCAAACAATACAGGAGTTTGACGGATGCGAGTCGATCCGCCCCTATTGTTGTTGCGCCGAACCATCACACGCCTTTCAAACTTTACGAAACCTGACACGCCGCGCACGGCCGCTGGGTCAGACGAGCTCCCGGTATAGCGCGAGATAGCGTTCGGCCGATGCGCCCCAGCCGAAGTCCTGGCGCATTGCACGCCGTTGCGCGGCTTTCCATTCGGTGCGCCGCCCGTACAGCGCGAACGCGCGGCGGATCGCCGTCGCGAGCCCGTTCGGCTCGAACCGCTCGAACACGAAACCGGTCGCGAGATCGTTGGCGAGATTTTCGAGCGATGCGTCGGC
Protein-coding regions in this window:
- a CDS encoding branched-chain amino acid ABC transporter substrate-binding protein; translated protein: MSIQNTLKPVAMLVGAMFAIAPLASLADDLPVKIGFAAPLTGANAGYGKDLENGVRLAINEANAKKIKIGDKVAHFELVSQDDQADPRVGVQAAQKLVDSGVAVVVGHFNSGTTIPASQVYEQAGIPMLDPAATNPIITGRGFTNAFMVISTDAQNAGNAGVYAVEVTKAKRIAIIDDRTAFGQGEADEFEKAVKAHGGTIVARDYTDNHAVDFSTQITKFKGANADLVFFGGLDSQAAGFARRMKQLGLTAQLVGGGGVMDEDFIKLAGDAADGVMAWEYGRPLAQLPGGKDFSTKFKKEFGVDILSYAPFGYDGAWVAIRAMQKAKSDSPNVYRPVLKSIDYDGVTGKISFDSNGALKSGASTLYQVKNGAWVPVVTKSGT
- the pdxY gene encoding pyridoxal kinase PdxY, producing the protein MTKNVLSIQSHVVFGHAGNGAAVFPMCRLGVNVWPLNTVQFSNHTQYGHWSGSAIDASQMEELVEGIGAIGMLPRCDAVLSGYLGTPEQARAVIEIVKAVKAVNPRAWYFCDPVMGATGGCNVEPGIEEFLVREMPAVADAIAPNHTELQRLVGREIETLEEAVTACREVLARGPRLVLVKHLLDRNSPADRFNMLVVTAREAWMGQRPLYPFARQPVGVGDLTSAVFVARTLLGDSIRAAFEHTLAAVNAVVKATWQAGRYELELVAMQNEIAQPREWFDAWVADSA